In a single window of the Papaver somniferum cultivar HN1 chromosome 8, ASM357369v1, whole genome shotgun sequence genome:
- the LOC113301893 gene encoding probable aquaporin NIP5-1 translates to MPEFDMNGIGNGNGNGLPTPPATPGTPTPLMSSLRVDSLSYERERKSMPRCKCFPVESWTPSHMCVTDFAAPDVSLARKLGAEFVGTFILMFAASAGPILNQKYDGAETLIGNAACAGLAVMVLILSTGHISGAHFNPSLTIAFATFRHFPWTQVPAYILAQVSASICASFALKGVFHPYMSGGVTIPSDTLGQAFALEFIITFILMFVVTAVATDTRAVGELAGIAVGATVMLNILISGPASGGSMNPVRTLGPAVASGNYRALWVYMVAPTLGALAGSGIYTLVKLQDGEGDLPRPVRSFRR, encoded by the exons atgCCTGAATTTGATATGAATGGAATTGGGAATGGGAACGGGAACGGTTTGCCGACGCCACCGGCGACCCCTGGAACACCAACGCCATTGATGTCATCGCTGAGAGTTGACTCATTGTCATACGAAAGGGAGAGGAAGTCCATGCCACGGTGCAAGTGTTTCCCAGTTGAATCATGGACTCCCAGCCATATGTGTGTCACCGACTTCGCAGCACCCGACGTTTCTCTTGCCAGGAAG CTAGGAGCAGAGTTCGTAGGGACCTTCATTTTGATGTTTGCAGCATCGGCCGGACCTATTCTAAACCAGAAATACGACGGCGCTGAGACTCTCATAGGGAATGCAGCTTGTGCTGGACTTGCTGTTATGGTGCTGATATTATCCACGGGTCACATATCAGGGGCACATTTTAATCCTTCCCTCACCATCGCTTTCGCAACATTCCGACATTTCCCATGGACTCAAGTTCCTGCTTACATATTAGCCCAGGTCTCTGCATCAATATGTGCCTCTTTTGCCCTCAAGGGTGTTTTTCACCCATACATGTCTGGTGGTGTTACTATCCCTTCTGACACCCTTGGTCAAGCCTTTGCTCTTGAGTTTATTATCACCTTCATTCTCATGTTTGTTGTCACGGCTGTTGCAACTGATACTCGAGCG GTTGGAGAACTGGCAGGAATAGCAGTCGGAGCAACCGTCATGCTGAACATTTTAATATCTGG CCCAGCAAGTGGTGGATCAATGAATCCTGTGAGGACACTGGGTCCAGCGGTGGCATCAGGTAACTACAGAGCGCTCTGGGTATATATGGTAGCACCAACACTAGGTGCACTTGCAGGGTCAGGCATCTATACCCTCGTGAAGCTCCAAGATGGAGAGGGTGACCTACCTCGCCCAGTTAGAAGCTTCCGTCGCTAG